From Thermotoga sp. Ku-13t, the proteins below share one genomic window:
- a CDS encoding DUF2225 domain-containing protein — MRTFWRRSYVCLVCKREFESVRLFSEAIRIKSRESDLKPVYEGVNVLMFQLVSCPNCLYTSFEDDFGKLSTSEAEAVAKVSERVKQIKIDLTENKSVRDAAMQYNIAAAMYVARRKLFRSAECFLKLAWLYRDADASDEERKALEHAKELFLKSYSEEDLTEERQIAALFYLGEINKRLGEKKEAVRWFSELFKKFGKSDSIYLKQARQEWQEVSFTG, encoded by the coding sequence TTGCGAACGTTCTGGCGCAGGAGTTACGTTTGTCTGGTGTGCAAACGAGAATTTGAAAGCGTGAGGTTGTTCAGCGAGGCGATCAGGATAAAGAGTCGTGAGTCGGATCTGAAGCCTGTCTACGAAGGTGTCAATGTGCTGATGTTTCAACTGGTGAGCTGCCCAAACTGTCTGTACACATCGTTCGAAGACGATTTCGGGAAATTGTCAACTTCTGAAGCCGAAGCGGTTGCGAAAGTGTCTGAACGTGTGAAACAGATCAAAATCGATCTGACCGAGAACAAGAGTGTTCGAGATGCAGCAATGCAGTACAACATCGCCGCTGCCATGTATGTGGCGAGGAGAAAGCTGTTTCGCTCCGCCGAATGCTTTCTGAAACTGGCCTGGCTGTACAGGGACGCCGATGCTTCAGATGAGGAAAGAAAGGCGCTCGAACACGCGAAAGAACTCTTTTTGAAGAGTTACAGTGAGGAGGATCTGACGGAAGAACGCCAGATTGCCGCGCTCTTTTACCTCGGTGAGATCAACAAGCGCCTGGGAGAAAAGAAGGAAGCGGTGCGCTGGTTCTCCGAACTGTTCAAAAAGTTCGGCAAGAGCGATTCGATCTATCTGAAACAGGCCAGGCAAGAATGGCAGGAGGTTTCCTTCACGGGATGA
- a CDS encoding secondary thiamine-phosphate synthase enzyme YjbQ, translated as MKGFSLRTKQRVEMVDITDQVQQIVAESGVKSGVCFVFVPHTTAAITINEGADRSVRMDILERLSNIVPANANYHHLEGNADAHIKASLIGSSVAVPIENAKLALGTWQRIFFCEFDGPRAREVFVQIVEARS; from the coding sequence ATGAAGGGCTTTTCCCTCAGAACGAAACAGAGAGTCGAGATGGTCGATATCACGGACCAGGTCCAGCAGATCGTGGCAGAGTCCGGCGTGAAATCCGGTGTCTGCTTCGTTTTCGTACCACACACCACGGCAGCGATCACCATCAACGAGGGAGCCGACAGGTCCGTTCGAATGGACATCCTGGAGAGGCTGTCAAACATCGTGCCCGCCAACGCGAACTACCACCATCTGGAAGGCAACGCCGATGCACACATAAAGGCGAGTTTGATAGGTTCTTCTGTGGCCGTCCCCATCGAGAATGCAAAACTCGCCCTCGGTACATGGCAACGCATATTCTTCTGTGAGTTCGACGGCCCGAGGGCGAGAGAGGTCTTCGTTCAGATCGTTGAGGCCAGATCCTGA
- a CDS encoding type III PLP-dependent enzyme: MTVNELVRRAAKKLDTPFLLIDLDIVEDNYRKLANAIPGCRIFYAVKANSHPRIIERLRDLGSNFDVASVGEINKLLSLQITPDRMIFANPIKRERDIAYAYDIGLKLFVADSPMELEKIAENAPGSQVIIRVAVENRHSDWPLSRKFGTDPLSAVQLIEQAARLRLHPVGVSFHVGSQNYDPKSWWNAIESVARVFYWAEKLYGINLNVLDIGGGIPVKHVKPIPDVDEIGRTVMQAVNEFLYGVNDLQIFAEPGRSMVGDSAILVSRVLLRCRRGSEEWVYIDAGVFHGLMETIENFRYEIVVEGKENEQKMPFVLAGPTCDSVDKIYDDAMLPYNVTLDDILYFINAGAYTVEYATNFNGIPGPRVYFVQDLASTI; this comes from the coding sequence ATGACAGTGAACGAACTTGTCAGAAGGGCTGCGAAGAAGCTCGATACTCCCTTTCTGCTCATTGACCTCGACATCGTCGAAGACAACTACAGAAAGCTGGCAAACGCCATTCCAGGCTGCAGGATCTTCTACGCGGTGAAAGCCAACAGCCATCCGAGGATCATCGAAAGGCTCAGAGATCTTGGAAGCAACTTCGACGTGGCCTCTGTGGGTGAGATCAACAAACTGCTGAGCCTTCAGATCACACCGGACAGGATGATCTTCGCCAACCCCATAAAGAGAGAAAGGGACATCGCTTACGCGTACGACATAGGATTGAAGCTGTTCGTCGCCGATTCACCCATGGAGCTGGAAAAGATCGCCGAAAACGCTCCGGGTTCTCAGGTGATCATCAGGGTTGCAGTTGAGAACAGACACAGCGACTGGCCGCTCTCGAGGAAGTTCGGTACCGATCCATTGAGCGCGGTGCAGCTCATAGAACAGGCCGCAAGGCTCAGACTCCATCCGGTGGGTGTGAGCTTCCACGTCGGATCACAGAACTACGATCCCAAAAGCTGGTGGAACGCCATCGAAAGCGTGGCAAGGGTCTTCTACTGGGCTGAGAAGCTGTACGGAATCAACCTGAACGTGCTCGACATCGGTGGAGGCATCCCCGTCAAACATGTCAAACCGATCCCGGACGTCGACGAGATTGGTCGCACCGTCATGCAGGCTGTCAACGAGTTCCTGTACGGGGTGAACGATCTTCAGATCTTCGCCGAGCCCGGTCGCTCCATGGTCGGCGACTCAGCCATATTGGTCAGTAGGGTCCTGCTGAGATGCCGGCGCGGGAGTGAAGAATGGGTCTACATAGACGCCGGTGTCTTCCATGGTCTGATGGAAACCATCGAGAACTTCCGCTACGAAATCGTCGTGGAAGGAAAAGAGAATGAACAGAAGATGCCATTCGTTCTGGCGGGTCCCACGTGCGACAGCGTCGACAAGATTTACGACGATGCGATGCTCCCGTACAACGTCACGCTCGATGATATTTTGTACTTCATAAACGCGGGTGCATACACGGTCGAGTACGCCACGAACTTCAACGGAATTCCTGGTCCACGCGTGTACTTCGTTCAGGATCTGGCCTCAACGATCTGA
- a CDS encoding GAF domain-containing protein → MRKVVQNIADDFFEMLQYDKNQWPNYWKIFRAKHEPLIDEYEKTLNLSEEWTVTLLKNMERRNLDRLMQHWHSISHEQKYHCSKLITAKHELFELSREEFTIVLIGLLGVKDWAAVKGKREWVIMIDLLSLWNKNLLDELPYVAYQAALSFKRNERCGDYLSKKELFQKLSNNIEEAFKKERIEEVMESICRILYENVPHYNWVGFYLTDTSKPDELVLGPFVGEPTEHVRIPFGRGICGQAAQRKTTFIVEDVSKETNYLSCSPKVESEIVVPILVNGEVFGELDIDSHVLNSFDENDRNFLEDICKKISQRVMVKG, encoded by the coding sequence GTGAGAAAGGTTGTTCAAAACATAGCGGACGATTTCTTCGAAATGCTCCAGTACGACAAGAACCAGTGGCCGAACTACTGGAAGATCTTTAGGGCCAAGCACGAGCCGTTGATAGACGAGTACGAAAAGACGTTGAACCTGTCGGAAGAGTGGACAGTCACTCTCTTGAAGAACATGGAGAGACGCAACTTGGACAGATTGATGCAGCACTGGCACTCCATCTCCCACGAGCAGAAGTATCACTGTTCGAAACTGATCACAGCCAAGCACGAGCTTTTCGAACTCAGCCGTGAAGAGTTCACGATTGTGCTCATCGGCTTGCTCGGTGTGAAAGACTGGGCCGCGGTCAAAGGCAAGCGCGAGTGGGTGATAATGATCGATCTTCTCAGTCTCTGGAACAAGAATCTGCTGGACGAACTTCCGTACGTGGCGTACCAGGCCGCCCTGAGTTTCAAGAGGAACGAAAGATGCGGCGATTATCTCTCGAAAAAGGAACTGTTCCAGAAGCTTTCGAACAACATCGAAGAAGCTTTCAAGAAGGAAAGGATCGAAGAGGTCATGGAAAGCATCTGCCGGATCCTTTATGAAAACGTCCCACACTACAACTGGGTTGGATTCTATCTGACCGACACGTCGAAACCCGACGAGCTCGTCCTGGGACCGTTCGTTGGTGAACCGACCGAGCACGTGAGGATTCCCTTCGGGAGGGGTATATGCGGACAAGCCGCTCAGCGAAAGACTACTTTCATAGTCGAAGACGTGTCCAAGGAGACGAACTACCTCTCCTGCAGTCCGAAGGTTGAGTCGGAGATCGTGGTACCCATACTCGTGAACGGAGAGGTCTTCGGTGAGCTGGACATCGACAGTCACGTGCTCAACAGTTTTGATGAAAATGATAGGAACTTTCTTGAAGACATCTGCAAAAAGATCTCACAGAGGGTGATGGTGAAAGGATGA
- a CDS encoding Rrf2 family transcriptional regulator yields the protein MILLGFTIKSEYAFRIILSIAGCEKLTSLTNVCKGTKVPKEFAEKIVLQLRKAGILKARRGRSGGYELAKDPSQITAYDIVAAVDDLEKIKKCSQDLCNRAGAETCTIKTLVWDRVMDCIKETLTRVTLQELLGTCGRGKT from the coding sequence GTGATTCTTCTGGGATTCACCATCAAGAGCGAGTACGCCTTCAGAATAATTCTCTCGATCGCAGGGTGTGAAAAACTGACCTCGCTCACGAACGTTTGCAAGGGTACAAAGGTGCCGAAGGAGTTCGCGGAAAAGATCGTACTCCAGTTGAGGAAGGCGGGTATTCTGAAGGCTAGGAGAGGTAGGAGCGGAGGATACGAACTCGCAAAGGATCCCTCCCAGATCACTGCCTACGACATCGTGGCTGCGGTTGACGATCTGGAAAAGATCAAAAAATGCAGCCAGGACCTATGCAATCGTGCGGGTGCAGAAACCTGCACGATCAAGACCCTGGTGTGGGACAGGGTGATGGATTGTATCAAGGAAACTCTCACGAGAGTGACGCTTCAAGAATTGCTTGGAACCTGCGGGAGGGGAAAAACGTGA
- a CDS encoding peptidoglycan DD-metalloendopeptidase family protein: MKTIKFIAMLLLAVLLFACTQYDRDILEQINRKLDDFEYRLAALERSVYTNQKAVENLQNDVKKISDELSNAKKLISEQKNIPIVSQEDVSQILARINLLEMRFNQLSVALNVSDIRQLIYKISDLETAQKQQQIAYERFVRITEELLSQVNAEETAKRLSGLENSVTSISNQISELLELSSRLRALENAFDALSVSPHATVVDVTGLEREIFQMKSKMQELEVGLRREMERKFEEISSRQTLTSPADLQQYVANIMALVQQLNLELEMLRGVVREYDRERFLRLDEDYITYVVKPNDTLSSIMKAYGLGQDKLRVIMELNNIQDPNELLVGQRIKIPIEDRSRLFAYPLEKPLSLEDVVSTFGRPTGTGVTTGITISLERGSRVLSILPGRIVSIMQTESGYYVRIDHGNGILAVYGNLSTVSVTANSWVSRGQILGTVDGLFHFEIWIDGEPRDPLRILLKYVGKFEATFYSEWDDGKLPEHPTFRVTALGTIPKEWRTLAADPSVIPLGSLVYIPQFADKPNFGLFVVEDTGLLIKNNIIDIYVNSPQLALQNMRNEVDVYLVAPNTR, encoded by the coding sequence ATGAAAACTATCAAGTTTATCGCGATGTTGCTGCTGGCGGTACTGCTCTTCGCCTGCACACAGTACGACAGAGACATCCTCGAGCAGATCAACAGAAAGCTCGACGACTTCGAGTACAGGCTCGCAGCACTCGAAAGGAGCGTTTACACGAACCAGAAGGCTGTTGAAAATCTTCAGAACGACGTGAAGAAGATCTCCGACGAGCTTTCGAATGCGAAAAAACTCATCAGCGAGCAGAAGAATATACCAATCGTTTCTCAGGAAGATGTGAGCCAGATCCTGGCGCGTATCAACTTGCTCGAGATGCGTTTCAATCAGCTGTCCGTGGCCCTGAACGTTTCCGACATAAGACAGTTGATATACAAGATCTCAGATCTGGAAACGGCACAGAAACAGCAACAGATTGCCTACGAACGCTTCGTCAGGATCACCGAGGAACTGCTGTCCCAGGTGAACGCGGAAGAAACAGCAAAAAGGCTGAGCGGGCTCGAAAACAGCGTTACATCGATATCAAACCAGATAAGTGAATTGCTCGAACTTTCCTCGAGACTGAGAGCTCTTGAAAACGCGTTCGATGCACTTTCAGTGAGTCCGCACGCTACCGTTGTCGATGTGACAGGTCTGGAGAGAGAGATCTTCCAGATGAAGTCGAAGATGCAAGAGCTCGAAGTCGGTCTGAGACGTGAGATGGAAAGAAAGTTCGAAGAGATTTCTTCAAGACAGACCCTGACCAGTCCCGCAGACCTGCAGCAGTACGTTGCCAACATCATGGCACTCGTTCAACAGCTCAACTTAGAGCTCGAGATGCTGCGCGGTGTGGTGAGGGAGTACGACAGAGAAAGGTTTCTCAGACTCGATGAGGATTACATCACTTACGTGGTGAAACCCAACGACACACTTTCGAGCATAATGAAAGCCTATGGACTCGGTCAGGACAAACTCAGAGTCATTATGGAACTCAACAACATTCAGGATCCAAACGAGCTTCTCGTCGGCCAAAGGATAAAGATCCCCATAGAGGACAGGAGCAGGTTGTTCGCCTATCCACTCGAAAAACCTCTCAGTCTGGAGGACGTGGTATCGACCTTTGGACGGCCCACAGGCACCGGTGTGACAACGGGCATAACGATCAGCCTGGAAAGAGGTTCTCGCGTGCTTTCGATCCTGCCAGGCAGGATCGTGAGTATAATGCAAACTGAAAGTGGTTATTACGTGCGTATCGACCACGGAAACGGGATACTCGCAGTTTATGGAAACCTTTCGACGGTCAGTGTCACCGCGAACAGCTGGGTGAGCAGAGGACAGATTCTGGGAACGGTCGACGGTTTGTTCCATTTCGAGATATGGATAGATGGAGAGCCGAGGGATCCTCTGCGCATCCTGCTGAAGTATGTGGGAAAATTCGAAGCCACGTTCTATTCTGAGTGGGACGATGGAAAGTTGCCCGAACATCCAACCTTCCGTGTCACGGCGCTCGGAACGATCCCAAAGGAGTGGAGAACTCTCGCCGCGGACCCATCGGTGATCCCCCTGGGGAGCTTAGTGTACATACCACAGTTCGCCGATAAACCGAACTTTGGACTGTTCGTCGTTGAGGACACGGGATTGCTCATAAAGAACAACATCATCGACATCTACGTCAACAGTCCGCAACTGGCTCTACAGAACATGCGCAACGAGGTGGACGTGTACCTCGTCGCGCCGAACACGAGGTGA
- the minD gene encoding septum site-determining protein MinD, whose amino-acid sequence MAKVIVVTSGKGGVGKTTVTANLGCTLAKLGEKVCVIDADIGLKNLDVVLGLENRVVHTLLDVVNGKVSAQEALVKHKQQRNLYLLATSQVATKEMVSPEDMKAVVKALHPLFDYILIDSPAGIERGFRNAVAPAEMALIVTTPELPALSDADRVVGLLENLGFDEKTMKVVLNRFKPKMVKAGEMLTEQDVASTLALEIIGVIPDCEDVIIATNKGIPVVLNGDLNITRVFENIARRLKGETIPLDQDLMQAQEKGLLAFFRNLFGRKRS is encoded by the coding sequence GTGGCCAAAGTCATCGTCGTTACGTCTGGAAAAGGTGGGGTCGGCAAAACAACTGTGACCGCCAATCTCGGTTGCACTCTGGCAAAACTCGGTGAAAAGGTGTGTGTGATAGATGCGGACATCGGCTTGAAGAATCTTGATGTGGTGCTCGGACTGGAGAACAGAGTCGTTCACACCTTGCTCGACGTGGTCAACGGTAAGGTGAGTGCCCAGGAGGCTCTGGTGAAACACAAGCAGCAGCGCAATTTGTACCTCCTGGCAACGTCCCAGGTTGCGACCAAAGAGATGGTCTCGCCGGAGGACATGAAGGCGGTGGTGAAAGCTCTCCATCCTCTGTTCGATTACATACTCATAGATTCTCCAGCGGGTATAGAAAGAGGTTTCAGGAACGCGGTCGCACCGGCCGAGATGGCCCTGATAGTCACCACCCCGGAGCTTCCCGCGCTCTCGGATGCCGACAGGGTCGTTGGTCTGCTGGAGAATCTTGGATTCGATGAAAAAACGATGAAAGTCGTGTTGAACAGGTTCAAACCGAAGATGGTTAAAGCCGGTGAGATGCTTACTGAGCAGGACGTTGCCTCAACGCTTGCGCTCGAGATCATCGGAGTCATCCCGGACTGCGAGGACGTCATAATCGCCACGAACAAAGGGATTCCCGTTGTACTCAACGGAGATCTGAATATAACGCGCGTCTTCGAGAATATCGCGAGACGCCTCAAAGGGGAAACCATACCACTGGATCAGGATCTGATGCAGGCACAGGAAAAAGGTTTGCTTGCCTTCTTCAGAAATCTCTTCGGCCGAAAGAGGAGCTGA